One stretch of Sander lucioperca isolate FBNREF2018 chromosome 13, SLUC_FBN_1.2, whole genome shotgun sequence DNA includes these proteins:
- the vps36 gene encoding vacuolar protein-sorting-associated protein 36 produces MDRFSWSNGLLEINETLVIQQRGVRLYDGDDKAKLDVGVVLLSTHRLIWRDVKNHECCIAMPLSQIILFEEQAAGIGKSAKIVIHLHATPANKEPGPYQHSKYSFIKLSFKEHGQIEFYRRLTEEMTQKRWENTPVSQPISTGTGSQAGRTRAVGIVGIERKIEEKRKETDKNISEAFEDLSKLMVKAKEMVELSRSIANKIKDKQGDITEDETIRFKSYLLSMGIANPVTRDTYGSGTHYHMQLAKQLGDMLQAPLEERGGMMALTEVYCLVNRARGMELLSPEDLVNACKMFESLKLPLRLRVFDSGVMVVQLQSHSEEEMIASALDNVLDKGSLTAEEFAKLLGLSVLLCKERLLLAEKMGHLCRDDSVEGLRFYPNRF; encoded by the exons ATGGATCGTTTTTCGTGGTCAAATGGGCTATTAGAAATAAACGAAACTTTAGTGATCCAGCAACGAGGTGTCAGACTTTATGACGGCGATGATAAG GCTAAGCTGGACGTTGGAGTTGTCTTGTTGAGCACCCATCGGTTGATCTGGAGGGACGTTAAAAATCAT GAATGCTGCATAGCCATGCCCCTGTCACAGATCATCCTCTTTGAGGAGCAGGCTGCAGGAATAGGAAAGAG TGCAAAAATAGTTATCCACCTGCATGCAACACCTGCCAACAAGGAGCCTGGTCCCTACCAACACAGCAAGTACTCCTTCATCAAGCTGTCCTTCAAAGAACACGGGCAGATTGAG TTTTACAGGAGGCTAACAGAGGAAATGACTCAGAAGAGATGGGAAAATACACCAGTTTCACAACCCATCTCCACAGGAACCGGCTCTCAG GCAGGAAGAACACGTGCTGTGGGGATTGTTGGCATTGAGAGAAAGAtagaggagaagaggaaagaaacagacaaaaacatttctgaG GCCTTCGAAGATCTCAGTAAGCTGATGGTGAAG GCCAAAGAGATGGTGGAGCTGTCCAGATCTATAGCCAACAAGAtcaaagacaagcagggagacatTACAGAAGATGAG ACAATTCGGTTTAAGTCCTACCTACTGAGCATGGGTATTGCTAACCCTGTTACCAGGGATACGTATGGATCGGGCACACATTACCATATGCAGCTGGCTAAGCAGCTGGGAGATATGCTACAGGCTCCTCTAGAG GAGCGTGGGGGTATGATGGCTCTCACTGAAGTGTACTGTCTTGTCAACCGTGCTAGAGGGATGGAG CTTTTATCTCCAGAAGATTTGGTAAACGCGTGTAAGATGTTTGAGTCGTTGAAGCTCCCGTTGAG GCTGCGTGTGTTTGACAGCGGTGTGATGGTGGTCCAGCTGCAGTCTCACAGCGAAGAGGAAATGATAGCCTCAGCATTGGACAAT GTGTTAGACAAAGGCTCTTTGACAGCAGAGGAGTTTGCAAAGCTCTTGGGTCTCTCTGTTCTTCTGTGTAAAGAACG GTTGTTGCTGGCTGAGAAGATGGGCCACCTGTGTAGAGACGACTCTGTTGAGGGTTTGAGATTCTACCCAAACCGCTTTTGA